In Arthrobacter ramosus, one DNA window encodes the following:
- a CDS encoding MFS transporter: MSSTPATVAAESAPGFPWGGLLILAAAGFTAVTTELLPSGLLPQISRDLGVDESAVGSLTAAYAAVIVFTALPLSRLLGGRVPRKALLIATVLAFALSNVLLASSPSLGLAVAARLLGGVAHGMLWSSMAPYVARIVPAHSVGKAMAMVFSGNSIALAVGAPIGTLMGSVLTWRASFLILAGVGAVLALLAVWVLPAAPDEDSNTTPTLRGALKLPGVIAVATAWPLLLLGHFTLFTYIAPFLHVSGLPDAFTSISLSAVGAASLVGIWIAGLTADSHPRRSLLSAVALLVLAFALLPRLGGTWVGEIVLVTIWGTAFGAIGIYNQAAILRAGGEHRDAANGLTVVTIQLGIAVGAGYGALALTTVGALWVPLAAAVPTAAALAIILASRRGGYPAGPREAKPKGTR, translated from the coding sequence ATATCCAGCACACCGGCGACGGTCGCTGCTGAGTCAGCCCCGGGGTTTCCATGGGGAGGTCTTCTGATCCTCGCAGCAGCAGGCTTCACTGCCGTCACTACCGAGCTCCTCCCGTCCGGGCTGCTGCCCCAGATCAGCCGGGACCTGGGAGTTGACGAATCGGCTGTAGGTTCCCTGACGGCCGCCTATGCAGCAGTCATCGTCTTCACGGCGCTTCCCTTGTCCAGGCTGCTCGGGGGACGAGTCCCCCGCAAGGCGTTGCTGATCGCCACCGTGCTCGCGTTCGCACTCAGCAACGTGCTGCTGGCGTCCAGCCCGAGCCTCGGATTGGCGGTTGCGGCAAGGCTCCTCGGGGGCGTGGCCCACGGGATGCTGTGGTCAAGCATGGCCCCCTACGTTGCCAGGATCGTTCCAGCGCACTCCGTCGGAAAAGCAATGGCCATGGTCTTCAGCGGTAACAGCATCGCTCTGGCGGTCGGCGCTCCGATCGGCACACTCATGGGCTCGGTGCTCACCTGGCGCGCCTCTTTCCTTATCCTGGCCGGAGTCGGTGCGGTTCTCGCTCTGCTGGCCGTTTGGGTGCTCCCCGCCGCCCCCGACGAGGACAGCAATACGACGCCGACCCTCCGCGGAGCACTGAAGCTGCCCGGCGTGATCGCGGTGGCCACAGCCTGGCCGCTCTTGCTTTTGGGCCACTTCACCCTCTTCACCTACATCGCGCCGTTCCTCCACGTCTCCGGACTGCCGGATGCCTTCACGAGCATTTCCCTGTCCGCGGTGGGGGCCGCCAGCCTCGTGGGGATCTGGATCGCCGGCCTCACTGCCGATTCCCATCCGCGGCGTTCCCTGCTTTCCGCGGTCGCCCTGCTCGTGCTCGCCTTCGCCCTCTTGCCGCGGCTTGGCGGCACATGGGTGGGCGAAATCGTATTGGTGACCATCTGGGGAACCGCCTTTGGGGCCATAGGGATCTACAACCAGGCAGCAATCCTTCGCGCCGGCGGAGAGCACAGAGACGCCGCGAATGGCCTGACCGTGGTGACCATTCAACTCGGCATCGCCGTCGGCGCCGGATATGGCGCTCTGGCCCTGACCACTGTCGGCGCCCTGTGGGTGCCGTTGGCCGCGGCCGTCCCGACGGCGGCAGCGCTCGCAATCATCCTGGCCAGCCGCCGCGGCGGTTACCCCGCCGGTCCGCGGGAGGCGAAACCCAAGGGAACCCGGTAA
- a CDS encoding DUF4395 domain-containing protein, giving the protein MTQGKQADTAGFTAGTPTPAATGWRAVFAFPNPVNEYAARITAGLVVLAALATLVSGLGWGLVLIAAGFWLRVLFGPRISPFALLSVKVLAPRVGPAKLVPGPPKRFAQGIGAALSTAAVVLFFAGFAVGAWILLALLIVAASLESFAGFCLGCAIFGFLQRHGLIPEGVCEACNNIALRRL; this is encoded by the coding sequence ATGACACAGGGAAAACAGGCTGACACTGCAGGATTCACCGCAGGGACGCCGACTCCGGCAGCCACGGGTTGGCGCGCCGTCTTCGCTTTCCCGAATCCGGTCAATGAGTACGCCGCGAGGATCACGGCAGGGCTGGTGGTTCTTGCGGCGCTGGCCACCCTCGTGAGCGGCCTTGGCTGGGGACTCGTGCTGATCGCGGCCGGCTTCTGGCTGCGGGTATTGTTCGGGCCGAGGATCTCGCCGTTTGCCTTGCTATCCGTCAAGGTCCTGGCACCCAGGGTGGGTCCCGCCAAACTTGTCCCGGGGCCGCCCAAGCGTTTCGCACAGGGAATCGGTGCCGCGCTCAGCACAGCGGCCGTGGTCCTGTTCTTCGCCGGGTTTGCTGTAGGTGCCTGGATCCTGCTCGCCTTGCTGATTGTCGCGGCGTCCCTTGAGTCGTTTGCGGGATTCTGCCTTGGCTGCGCCATTTTTGGATTCCTGCAGAGGCACGGCCTCATCCCCGAGGGCGTCTGCGAAGCGTGCAACAACATCGCGCTTCGCAGGCTTTGA
- the rph gene encoding ribonuclease PH, giving the protein MTSEATSVPVIRADGRTPDQLRPISITRGWSKQAEGSALIEFGNTRVLCTASLTEGVPRWLKGEGRGWVTAEYAMLPRATNTRSDRESVKGRIGGRTHEISRLIGRSLRSIIDTKALGENTIVLDCDVLQADGGTRTAAITGAYVALAEAIRFARENKMIAKNAQPLIDTIAAVSVGIIDGIPMLDLPYVEDVRAETDMNVVVTGSGKFVEVQGTAEGAPFDRDELNALLDLALIGTGELAAIQRETLAEAP; this is encoded by the coding sequence ATGACTTCCGAAGCCACATCTGTCCCCGTCATCCGTGCCGACGGCCGTACGCCCGATCAACTCCGTCCCATCAGCATCACCCGCGGCTGGTCCAAGCAGGCCGAAGGTTCGGCCCTGATCGAATTCGGCAACACCCGGGTGCTGTGCACGGCTTCCCTGACCGAGGGCGTTCCGCGCTGGCTCAAAGGCGAAGGCCGGGGCTGGGTCACGGCCGAATACGCCATGCTCCCGCGGGCCACGAACACCCGTTCCGACCGTGAGTCCGTCAAAGGCAGGATCGGCGGACGTACCCACGAAATTTCGCGCCTGATCGGCCGCTCGCTGCGTTCCATTATCGACACCAAGGCCCTGGGCGAGAATACTATCGTCCTGGACTGCGACGTCCTGCAGGCCGACGGCGGCACCCGCACCGCCGCGATCACCGGCGCCTACGTGGCGCTCGCCGAAGCGATCCGCTTCGCCCGCGAGAACAAGATGATCGCCAAGAACGCGCAGCCGCTGATCGACACCATTGCTGCCGTCTCCGTGGGAATCATCGACGGTATCCCGATGCTGGACTTGCCCTACGTCGAGGACGTGCGCGCGGAAACCGACATGAACGTGGTGGTCACGGGCTCCGGCAAGTTCGTGGAAGTCCAGGGCACCGCCGAAGGAGCCCCCTTCGACCGCGATGAACTGAATGCCTTGCTGGATCTTGCCCTCATCGGCACGGGGGAGTTGGCAGCAATCCAGCGCGAGACCCTGGCCGAGGCCCCGTGA
- a CDS encoding DUF202 domain-containing protein: MTVDARDQGLQPERTTLAWRRTLISLLVVDLFIWRRWLTAKSGAGQLPTGIPGLDYQGICALTAAAATIVLGCVVWVRSHQLHHGAEEASAVLMLASAVSIISLACAAVAAIALGG; the protein is encoded by the coding sequence TTGACCGTTGACGCCAGGGACCAGGGGCTGCAACCGGAGCGCACCACGCTCGCTTGGCGCCGGACCCTGATTTCGCTTCTGGTGGTGGACCTCTTCATCTGGCGCAGGTGGTTGACGGCCAAGTCCGGCGCGGGGCAACTGCCCACCGGGATACCGGGGCTCGACTACCAAGGCATCTGCGCCCTGACTGCCGCCGCAGCGACGATCGTCCTGGGCTGCGTTGTCTGGGTCAGGTCACATCAGTTGCACCACGGCGCGGAAGAAGCGTCGGCTGTCTTGATGCTTGCAAGCGCCGTGTCCATCATCTCGCTCGCCTGCGCTGCGGTCGCCGCAATCGCGTTGGGCGGCTAG
- the rdgB gene encoding RdgB/HAM1 family non-canonical purine NTP pyrophosphatase gives MSIDTAPRLVLATHNKGKLRELRELLRGQVPGLDVDTQVIDAAAAGAPDVAETGVTFAENSLLKARAVAEATGMVAIADDSGLAVDVLGGAPGIFSARWAGRHGDDAANLQLLLAQLSDVPDAHRGAAFVCAAALAVPAAVDGGAREVVEYGQLEGTLLREPRGAGGFGYDPVLQPEGLDRSCAELSSEEKNAISHRGKAFRALLPAIVDALR, from the coding sequence GTGAGCATCGACACTGCGCCGCGGCTCGTTCTTGCCACCCACAACAAGGGAAAACTGCGCGAACTCAGGGAACTCCTCCGGGGGCAGGTGCCAGGACTCGACGTCGATACCCAAGTGATTGACGCGGCCGCGGCCGGAGCTCCCGATGTTGCCGAGACCGGCGTGACGTTTGCCGAGAACTCCCTGCTCAAAGCACGGGCCGTGGCTGAGGCCACGGGAATGGTGGCGATTGCCGATGACTCGGGATTGGCCGTGGACGTGTTGGGCGGAGCTCCGGGCATCTTCTCGGCCCGCTGGGCCGGCCGGCACGGTGACGACGCCGCCAACCTCCAGCTCTTGCTGGCGCAACTCTCCGACGTCCCCGACGCGCACCGGGGAGCCGCGTTTGTCTGCGCGGCGGCACTCGCTGTACCGGCCGCCGTCGACGGCGGGGCGCGCGAGGTGGTCGAGTACGGCCAGCTCGAAGGCACCCTCTTGCGCGAACCCCGCGGCGCGGGTGGATTCGGTTACGACCCCGTGCTCCAGCCCGAGGGGCTTGACCGCAGTTGCGCCGAACTGAGTTCCGAGGAGAAGAACGCCATCAGCCACCGCGGCAAGGCGTTCAGGGCGCTGCTCCCGGCCATCGTGGACGCCCTGCGCTGA
- a CDS encoding DUF2017 domain-containing protein, whose translation MAKAFKYGLKGITGYLEPAERELLRGLLDDVISMLEPQLSSNEDPLTALIGLDMNVKEPSDRALLRLLPNVMKNDDAASLEFRQLTERSLREGKIGALRAAAMGLDRNELVLTPEEAKLWSMALNDVRLVLAERLDIRDEADADHVHAMQDWSQAEDVESYLALVYNFTTWLQESLVQAMMASMDRKS comes from the coding sequence GTGGCTAAGGCTTTCAAGTACGGACTCAAGGGCATCACCGGCTACCTTGAGCCCGCCGAGCGCGAACTCCTGCGCGGACTCCTGGACGATGTCATTTCAATGCTGGAACCGCAGCTGTCCAGCAACGAAGATCCCCTGACGGCCCTGATCGGCCTGGACATGAACGTCAAGGAACCGTCCGATCGCGCCCTTTTGCGGCTCTTGCCCAACGTCATGAAGAACGACGACGCCGCCTCCCTCGAGTTCCGCCAGCTCACCGAGCGCTCGCTGCGGGAAGGAAAAATCGGCGCGCTCCGGGCCGCCGCGATGGGCCTGGACCGAAACGAGCTCGTCCTCACCCCGGAGGAGGCGAAGCTCTGGTCCATGGCCCTCAATGATGTTCGTTTGGTGCTGGCCGAGCGCCTCGATATCCGGGACGAAGCGGACGCGGACCATGTCCACGCCATGCAGGACTGGTCCCAGGCCGAAGACGTAGAGAGCTACCTGGCGCTCGTCTACAACTTCACCACGTGGCTCCAGGAATCGTTGGTCCAGGCCATGATGGCCTCGATGGACCGGAAGTCCTGA
- the clpS gene encoding ATP-dependent Clp protease adapter ClpS: MTTTVGPGTAPGTYTATCTVTDAGLKGEERTDISERSSTDVLSAADIPWNLVVWNDPVNLMSYVSYVFQSYFGYSEAKSNKLMLEVHKKGRSIVAHGGKEQVEQHAVAMHGYGLWATVEKASSSGDGRGRKGGARG; this comes from the coding sequence ATGACCACTACCGTCGGCCCCGGCACAGCCCCCGGCACCTATACAGCCACCTGCACAGTGACAGATGCAGGCTTAAAGGGAGAGGAACGGACGGACATCTCGGAGCGTTCGTCCACCGACGTCCTCAGCGCTGCTGACATCCCTTGGAACCTAGTGGTCTGGAATGATCCCGTCAATCTCATGAGCTATGTGAGCTACGTGTTCCAGAGCTATTTCGGCTATTCCGAGGCCAAATCCAACAAACTCATGCTCGAGGTCCACAAGAAGGGCCGTTCCATCGTGGCGCACGGAGGCAAGGAACAAGTGGAGCAGCACGCGGTTGCCATGCACGGCTATGGTTTGTGGGCAACGGTTGAAAAGGCAAGCAGCAGCGGCGACGGCCGGGGACGCAAGGGTGGCGCACGTGGCTAA
- a CDS encoding ADP-ribosylglycohydrolase family protein has protein sequence MSAEPSPSAAPSFESRVHGCLLGGALGDSLGYAVEFDDVATIRSRFGTAGLTSFGQLDGGSHFSDDTQMTLYTVDGLVEALEWANDGVAADETACLWLAYLRWLATQGVALPSSAPVPQPRWIDSQEVLRHRRHPGKACLSGLATGQMGTKFRPVNPESKGCGTVMRSAPFGLVPHISEATVYKLSTDAASLTHGHPSARQSAGAFSVLVHKLTAGSDVRTAAEHALSVVSALPDPAPELLDRLRQALELSSAGTLLSPEELTEQLGEGWVAEEALAVGLYAVLATSAAAEAQRDPAAHFRQAIAVALNHSGDSDSTASIAGNILGALHGEEALPSEWLEALEAPDVIRGMAQRLIAVTVG, from the coding sequence ATGAGTGCTGAACCGTCTCCCTCCGCCGCGCCATCCTTCGAGTCCCGGGTCCACGGCTGCCTCCTGGGAGGCGCCTTGGGCGATTCGCTCGGCTACGCCGTCGAGTTCGACGACGTAGCCACCATCCGTTCCCGCTTCGGCACCGCGGGCCTCACCTCTTTCGGCCAGCTCGACGGCGGCAGCCACTTTTCGGACGACACCCAGATGACGCTGTACACCGTCGACGGCCTCGTGGAAGCCCTCGAGTGGGCCAACGACGGCGTAGCGGCGGATGAAACGGCATGTCTATGGCTCGCCTACTTGCGATGGCTCGCTACCCAGGGCGTCGCTTTGCCGTCGTCGGCCCCCGTTCCCCAACCGCGTTGGATCGACAGCCAGGAGGTACTCCGGCACCGCAGGCATCCGGGCAAGGCGTGCCTGAGCGGACTCGCCACGGGCCAGATGGGGACCAAGTTTCGCCCCGTCAATCCGGAGTCCAAAGGCTGCGGCACGGTGATGCGGTCCGCTCCCTTTGGCCTGGTCCCGCATATTTCCGAAGCCACGGTCTACAAGCTGAGCACCGATGCCGCATCCTTGACCCACGGACACCCTTCGGCGCGGCAAAGCGCGGGTGCCTTCAGCGTGCTGGTGCACAAACTGACCGCGGGCTCGGATGTACGGACCGCCGCTGAGCATGCCCTGAGCGTGGTGTCAGCACTGCCGGATCCAGCTCCCGAGCTCCTGGACCGCCTCCGCCAGGCGCTGGAATTGTCTTCCGCCGGCACGTTGCTCAGCCCGGAAGAACTCACGGAGCAACTGGGCGAAGGCTGGGTCGCGGAGGAGGCACTCGCCGTCGGGCTGTATGCGGTGCTGGCGACCTCGGCGGCAGCCGAGGCACAGCGCGATCCGGCCGCCCATTTCCGCCAGGCCATAGCCGTGGCGCTGAACCACAGCGGTGACAGTGACTCCACCGCCTCGATCGCGGGCAACATCCTCGGGGCACTCCATGGGGAAGAGGCCCTGCCCTCGGAGTGGCTTGAAGCCCTCGAAGCTCCTGACGTCATCCGCGGGATGGCGCAGCGGCTGATCGCCGTCACAGTCGGCTAG
- a CDS encoding exonuclease domain-containing protein, producing MALDFTAIDFETANGFRGSPCSVGLSKVRGGVVVEEASWLMRPPENHDHFEYHNTRIHGIRAEDVAGAPRFGELFPEIGAFIGRDILAAHNAAFDLGVIRSGLEVSGLPGPAYEYVCTVMLSRRCYSLVSNSLPYAAEEAGVPLVNHHDAAEDARACAGILVDIAHRNNANSIAELYLSLGLAIPKQQAFQPGDGLSKQTLAALATVGGGRDAVSGRPGVGNGPGQLGRAWSNWPEEGTNPAPNPAAEPGHPLFGQTVVFTGELAIARPEAKQRAAEMGARPESRVTGRTTVLVVGDGFVAGDLRNGRLTGKAKRVLELHSRGQQIEVLSEGEFLQMVGGR from the coding sequence GTGGCATTGGACTTTACGGCGATCGACTTTGAAACTGCGAACGGCTTCAGGGGTTCACCGTGCTCGGTCGGCCTCAGCAAAGTCCGTGGCGGCGTCGTGGTGGAGGAAGCCTCCTGGCTTATGCGGCCGCCGGAAAACCATGACCACTTCGAGTACCACAACACCCGGATCCACGGCATCCGCGCCGAGGACGTCGCGGGCGCACCACGCTTTGGCGAACTCTTCCCTGAAATCGGGGCTTTCATCGGCCGGGATATCCTTGCCGCCCACAATGCGGCGTTCGATCTCGGCGTCATCCGTTCCGGGCTCGAAGTTTCCGGCCTGCCGGGCCCCGCCTACGAGTACGTCTGCACGGTGATGTTGTCCCGGCGCTGCTACTCGCTGGTATCCAATTCCTTGCCCTATGCCGCGGAGGAGGCGGGCGTGCCACTCGTGAACCATCACGACGCCGCCGAGGACGCCCGGGCCTGTGCCGGAATCCTGGTGGACATCGCGCACCGGAATAACGCCAACAGCATCGCCGAGCTCTACTTGTCCCTCGGCCTGGCCATTCCCAAACAGCAGGCCTTCCAGCCCGGAGACGGCCTGTCCAAGCAGACCCTCGCTGCGCTCGCGACCGTCGGCGGAGGGCGCGACGCGGTCTCTGGCCGACCCGGCGTCGGGAATGGCCCCGGCCAGCTTGGACGGGCCTGGAGCAATTGGCCGGAAGAAGGCACCAACCCGGCGCCCAACCCCGCAGCGGAGCCGGGCCACCCCTTGTTCGGGCAGACCGTCGTCTTCACTGGTGAGCTTGCGATTGCCCGGCCGGAAGCGAAACAGCGGGCAGCGGAGATGGGCGCGCGTCCGGAGAGCCGCGTGACCGGAAGGACTACGGTGCTCGTGGTGGGCGACGGCTTTGTGGCCGGCGATCTCCGGAACGGGCGCCTCACGGGCAAAGCCAAGCGGGTCCTGGAATTGCACAGCCGCGGCCAGCAGATCGAAGTTCTGTCCGAGGGGGAGTTCCTGCAGATGGTTGGCGGGCGCTAG
- a CDS encoding DUF4235 domain-containing protein yields the protein MNVLIKLLGLVVGMGAGIAANKALEAVWSKSTGKPAPKDASNLEDSLPGVVLFAFAGAPRGRSSMS from the coding sequence ATGAACGTCCTGATCAAACTACTTGGGCTTGTTGTGGGCATGGGCGCCGGAATTGCGGCGAACAAGGCCCTGGAGGCCGTCTGGAGCAAGTCCACCGGGAAGCCCGCACCTAAGGATGCGAGCAATCTGGAGGACTCCTTACCGGGCGTGGTCTTGTTTGCCTTCGCCGGGGCGCCGCGGGGGCGGTCATCCATGTCCTGA
- a CDS encoding VTT domain-containing protein: MNDFAVSALVGAGPVQPHMSSLLPDWLNPQIFLADPALAPWVVLLVCGIVFAETGLLVGFFLPGDSMLFTAGLLVATDTIKFNIWALAALIVVSAIIGNQSGYLIGSKAGPAIFNKPDSKLFKRENVESAHAFFEKHGGKALILARFVPIIRTFVPVIVGVAQMDKRQFFIFNVIGAVLWGGGVTLLGYLLGDKVPWVRDNLDIIFVVIVLLSVVPVAVEVIRGLLAKRKATDRGAEPAEEFVDGREAGKHGER; encoded by the coding sequence ATGAACGACTTTGCCGTATCCGCTTTGGTGGGTGCAGGACCGGTGCAGCCGCACATGTCCTCGCTCCTCCCCGACTGGTTGAACCCCCAGATCTTCCTGGCCGACCCCGCATTGGCACCATGGGTAGTCCTGCTCGTGTGCGGCATTGTGTTCGCCGAGACGGGACTCCTGGTGGGCTTCTTCCTGCCTGGCGACTCGATGCTCTTCACCGCAGGGCTCCTCGTCGCCACGGATACCATCAAGTTCAACATCTGGGCACTCGCAGCCCTCATCGTCGTGTCTGCGATCATCGGCAACCAGAGCGGCTACCTCATCGGTTCCAAAGCCGGACCGGCCATCTTCAACAAGCCTGATTCCAAGCTGTTCAAGCGGGAAAACGTCGAGAGCGCGCACGCCTTCTTCGAAAAGCACGGCGGCAAGGCCCTGATCCTGGCCCGCTTCGTTCCGATCATCCGCACTTTCGTTCCGGTGATTGTCGGCGTCGCGCAGATGGACAAGCGCCAGTTCTTCATTTTCAACGTCATCGGGGCCGTGCTCTGGGGCGGTGGCGTCACGTTGCTCGGCTACCTGCTCGGCGACAAGGTTCCGTGGGTCCGGGACAACCTCGACATCATCTTCGTGGTCATCGTGCTGCTCTCGGTGGTCCCCGTGGCCGTGGAGGTCATCCGCGGCTTGCTCGCCAAGCGCAAGGCCACTGACCGCGGCGCTGAACCCGCCGAAGAGTTCGTCGACGGACGCGAAGCCGGAAAGCACGGCGAGCGCTAA
- the murI gene encoding glutamate racemase has translation MNSASDAVSDGESAAAAPESQRRPETLNSKAHNPLLGSRPIGVFDSGVGGLTVARSIIDQLPNESIIYVGDTANGPYGPLPIAEVRANALGVMDELVDSGVKLLTIACNSASAAVLRDARERYTARYGIPVIEVIQPAVRRAVSATRSGRIGVIGTSATVGSRAYEDTFAAAPDLTITSVACPEFVSFVEAGITTGPELLAAAHEYLEPLRDAGVDTVVLGCTHYPLLTGVISFVMGEDVTLVSSAEETAKDVYRALATHGIQRTDPGLPRHDFMATGDPVQFETLARRFLGPEVLSVRHVDHVAAQYPTGSLARITPEMLEAARAGGHHARTSNFVDPAAFTVNEFGAARGGRIQ, from the coding sequence ATGAACTCAGCATCGGACGCGGTATCGGATGGGGAGAGCGCCGCAGCGGCGCCGGAATCCCAGCGCAGGCCGGAAACACTGAACAGCAAAGCACACAACCCCTTGCTGGGATCGCGCCCCATCGGTGTCTTCGATTCCGGAGTCGGCGGACTCACCGTGGCACGGTCCATCATCGACCAATTGCCCAACGAGTCAATCATCTACGTAGGGGACACCGCCAACGGGCCGTACGGGCCGCTGCCCATCGCAGAAGTCCGGGCCAATGCCCTCGGCGTCATGGACGAACTCGTGGACTCCGGCGTCAAGCTGCTGACCATCGCCTGCAACTCGGCCTCGGCCGCGGTCTTGCGCGATGCCCGCGAACGCTATACGGCCCGCTACGGGATTCCCGTCATCGAGGTCATCCAACCCGCAGTCCGCCGGGCGGTGTCCGCGACGAGATCCGGCCGGATCGGCGTGATCGGGACGTCGGCTACAGTAGGTTCCCGCGCCTACGAGGACACCTTTGCCGCTGCCCCGGACCTGACCATCACCTCGGTGGCCTGTCCGGAATTCGTGAGCTTCGTGGAGGCCGGCATCACCACCGGTCCCGAGCTGCTGGCCGCGGCCCACGAATACCTGGAACCGCTCAGGGACGCCGGTGTGGACACCGTTGTGCTGGGCTGCACGCACTATCCCTTGCTCACCGGCGTGATCTCCTTCGTCATGGGGGAAGACGTCACTCTCGTGTCGAGCGCCGAGGAGACCGCCAAAGACGTTTACCGCGCCTTGGCCACCCACGGGATCCAGCGGACCGATCCCGGCCTGCCCCGGCACGACTTCATGGCCACCGGCGACCCCGTCCAGTTCGAAACCCTGGCGCGCCGTTTCCTCGGCCCGGAGGTCCTGTCCGTACGCCACGTGGACCATGTGGCTGCCCAATACCCGACCGGAAGCCTCGCCCGCATCACCCCGGAAATGTTGGAGGCCGCCCGTGCGGGAGGCCATCATGCGAGGACGTCCAATTTCGTTGATCCGGCAGCGTTCACTGTGAACGAATTCGGCGCGGCCCGCGGGGGCCGCATCCAGTGA
- a CDS encoding MBL fold metallo-hydrolase — protein MKLTIVGCTGSFPGPSSPASCYLLTAHDGERQWKIVMDLGSGALGAIQRYTDLEDIDAIFLTHLHPDHCMDLCGLHVAVRWKPGGWGRDRIPVWGPAATADRMATAYGLELDPGMHEEFDFSNWSESQSVQLGPFTVTPYAVNHPVEEAYALRVEVTEPDKEGKAVSRILTYSGDTDSCQGLEDAARNADLFLCEAAFEEGRDDDIKDVHLTGKRAGQAATAAGARRLLLTHIPVWTSQTKVMAEARPEFAGDVAVAVAGVHYTV, from the coding sequence GTGAAACTGACCATTGTTGGCTGCACGGGCTCCTTCCCCGGTCCGAGCTCTCCGGCGTCGTGCTATCTGCTGACCGCGCACGACGGTGAACGCCAGTGGAAGATCGTCATGGACCTCGGCAGCGGTGCCCTTGGAGCCATCCAGCGCTACACGGACCTCGAAGACATCGACGCCATCTTCCTGACCCACCTGCACCCGGACCATTGCATGGACCTTTGCGGGCTGCATGTGGCCGTCCGCTGGAAGCCGGGCGGCTGGGGACGGGACAGGATCCCCGTCTGGGGTCCCGCCGCGACAGCCGACCGCATGGCCACCGCCTACGGCTTGGAGCTGGACCCCGGAATGCATGAGGAATTCGACTTCAGCAACTGGAGCGAAAGCCAGTCCGTGCAGCTTGGACCGTTCACCGTGACACCGTATGCCGTGAACCACCCGGTGGAGGAGGCCTACGCCTTGCGAGTCGAGGTCACCGAACCGGACAAGGAAGGCAAAGCGGTGAGCAGGATCCTCACGTACTCGGGAGACACCGACTCGTGCCAGGGCCTGGAGGACGCCGCCCGCAACGCCGATCTCTTCCTGTGCGAGGCCGCCTTTGAAGAAGGGCGCGACGACGATATCAAGGATGTGCACTTGACCGGCAAGCGCGCGGGCCAGGCAGCGACAGCCGCCGGAGCCCGACGCCTCCTGCTGACCCACATCCCGGTCTGGACATCGCAGACCAAAGTCATGGCCGAGGCCCGGCCCGAGTTCGCCGGCGATGTCGCCGTCGCGGTTGCCGGAGTCCACTACACCGTCTGA
- a CDS encoding YidH family protein: MREPAWRKTGKTPDYRFSLANERTFLAWIRTSLALLAGAVAIDQLAPNIAPQPVRIVLCVVLSMIGAGLATLAYRRWAQMEAAMRNDQALPFSRVMLLMTIVVAVAAFTFAVLILVAR, from the coding sequence ATGCGTGAACCCGCGTGGCGGAAAACCGGGAAGACCCCGGACTACAGATTCTCCCTCGCAAACGAGCGGACTTTCCTTGCGTGGATCCGTACGTCGTTGGCGCTGCTGGCTGGTGCCGTCGCCATCGATCAGCTTGCCCCGAACATCGCGCCACAGCCCGTGCGCATTGTCCTGTGCGTCGTGCTTTCCATGATCGGTGCGGGCCTCGCGACCCTTGCCTACCGGCGGTGGGCGCAGATGGAGGCAGCCATGCGCAACGACCAGGCCCTGCCGTTCTCACGGGTCATGCTGCTCATGACCATCGTGGTTGCCGTGGCAGCCTTCACCTTTGCCGTGCTGATCCTGGTGGCGCGTTGA